Within Citrus sinensis cultivar Valencia sweet orange chromosome 1, DVS_A1.0, whole genome shotgun sequence, the genomic segment TTTCGGCTTAGGCCCAGAAGATAAACTTTTTTCAGCAATATTCATGCTTCCTAGAGATTTCTCAGCACGATAGATCTCTTCAGCAGAATGGCGTTCGTTCATCAATTCAGTTAAGGTCctgtttcttttgttcatgttATAATTAACCTTAAACTCTTTGAATGTTTCTGGCAGAGATTCTAGCACCATGTCAATCTTTAAGTTATCATCGATTTGTGCTCCCTGAATCTCAGcctcattcaaatagtccatcattttgaggacatgatcaTGAACTCTTGTGCCCTTCCCCATTTTACTGTTCATAATTCCTTTCAGCGCTGCTTGTCTCGCGAAGCGAGTACCCTGCCCGAACATCTGTTGGAGACTATCCATTATTTCAGTGGCAGTCTCCAAGTTCTGATGTTTGGTCTGCAGAATATTAGAAATCGAGGCTAAAATGTAGCATTTTGCAATTTCATTGGCCttttgccatttctcataaagCCTCCTCTGATTTCTATGAGCATCATCCGCTGGAACTGGAGGGCATGGCTGGGTTaagacatatttataattttcagcaGTTAGGACAATGAATAGATTTATTTTCCAATCTATATAGTTCTCTCCAGTGAGTTTGTTTTGACTCAGAATAATAGTAAGTGGGCTTAGggaagacattttctgaaaaataaaacatccatgcataaataatttgaaataatattcacaataaatgacaaaaatgcataaaaccataaatgcattttaatttattgtaacgataatctagtTCCGTTTTGACAAGCTATCAGGTGGGGAAGTCATGTCTATActtactagacccaattacccattggattatttattttcatgtagagacatgataaataattatcgttatctttttgggcctaaatttgttaacagagcttcgttgggaaggttaataacaaattttagttgagtgtataaccattgtttcaatctagatatttttcatatcaatagtcaccgttggggtgaacaatcgattaaaaaatatttcaattttatctttgaagaagttcatcaaataaaatatctaatatatataccctccgaagggagcatcaccgtatcatgaagtcaaggtatatatataattttattattgaactaacaatggagcccgtgggaaaattatcttgaattttccctctcccagtcaatattttaaaattggtttttcctttttaaaacatacatattgttaattgcatgcttcctataatattatctggatgatatcaaatattattaagcatatgcaaatttcaaacaatataatgaaattcattattaatgaatgacatgtatcattatgcatagagtggcactacctattctatatgacatgttatcatggcatgctatcatccaaaacataacatatagaaaaacaattaaataatcttaattcatggctttcctaataatgaaaaatacattaaccctaagcctaatcttcattgggcttcttgtcaatgtccatcttccataagcttgtctttgttaatggactaggggaaattgggcttttaaatttataattggtccaattttaatttttaaaggaaataaataaataataataaaaaatttattaagataaaacttttggaccaaaaataaatttaatatattcaattttatctatgcattttaatccattaagcccaaTTGAAATTGGGCCTAAAACTAGGATTGATTAAGCCCAAAACTATGTTTGAacttaaatgcaaaaaattaaaattttctgcccacaagaaaaaatacaaaactatAGGGACCTCCATGATAAAAACCATGGAACCCTAAAatcacatttttcttttcctcttcttcccCAGTCGCCATCTCCACAAAGTAGTCACTGCTCATCCAAGTCCCACGCCGATTTAACCATTGCCGCCACGCCAGAAAGCCACCAATCGACGGAACCCACGAGCTGCACGCCATTATCCCTCACGCTGCACCAGGTGGCGCTGGCTCCCGCTGTAGCTTCTGGCCGCGCGCGCTGCAACTGCTGGGCGTGCAGCGCGCGCAACAGCGTGTGCTGCTGGCAGCTCGTTGCTGAAATTTCCAGCCTCAATTGTTTGAGCTCGTTTTCCAGTGATGATGCTTCagtgatttacaaattttcaacgCAAATTTTAGCTTACAAAATTCCaattatagtaaaataaatcaagagagAATTATGGTGATAAAAAGCCACCCCTCTTGTTACAGatccaaatgaaaaatacaacagaaaatctaaccatgaattaagacaaaccataagcatgctttattcatatattaaacaaataatatacatctgaataaattgtgccactctaatacataaatatcaagattaatttcatacgaaattcttatatattaatatgagatgtctcagataccaattgttggggaaaaattaggtttttaaattttttattaaaacttttgaagatcgctctcatataatatataagaatttgtaatctagaaatcgtaccttgaaaatccgatttggctttttccgttgaagtgatttaggctcctagatcacgatccgcgaCCACCACTCCTTTTGGATTACGATCCGTCACCatcacgcttgttagatcacgaactatcaccaatgatcttccaagttatgactcaggttcgatctgcacttgacgtgtggacgcctttatcactaccaaagcaactagcacgagaaagtttttttctcaacaatagagagaaaaatctttttctctgatctgtataaagtggctgctccttttttctttagagaaaataagcattatatatctccctttagtgaaaaccctaggctccaaataatgccctaaataaaactcacgttactttttatttaataggggacccaccatgtaaaataacataaggccccttacacataAGCTAATTAAaaggagcctcccactaaatgatatatttaggcttttgacccaaatagctagttatcttgcttattagtccagtagtggtgcagtcaactaaatgagctaacccggggatcatttgggaacattcaatagtggctacaacaattaggcctgtaattaaactagcctaattatttaattccaaatctactccactaaaagattggaattgaactccataattgtatgctcgaataataattcatcccaagccacattgatttctttactgcacaatcctttgtaccacatcattaattaaatcgatatctcaactgtccaatcaatttaatcacatcttgttccttgatacttattggttttctctaatgatcattttcaacatactaaatatgttgacacactttggccagagaattctatgatcaagtgccgaaaacccatcaagagatgtgttgtacaaattctatattgttaatccataacttcaatactcataattgctcccaccaagatatcgggtaatctagactacaagtatgtgtcatgcccattggtaactcaaatggaataacaattacaatcataaaatcataattaactcaagattaagattacagtaaaataaatgcctatgagatttaataagtctgacagttattacaaagttaattaaatctcatatgtgatcctgttcaatgtagtcgtactacatcaataaattcatacatgattaagacaaatcattcaatgaatttattacagtctatacctaaataaagtgcccaactttatttatcaactgcgaactaaatttatttaatcataagataacttgtatttatgtcttctgtgaatccacatggtgatcacataaatacatataatatgattaaatggactttaatacaaatattaatgcaattaagatatttgaataaaatacctcatttatcttattaatcagaaaaaatgtttattataattaaataaacacatatgcttttaaagagcatattttcccaacacaTGTGATATGTTGTGTGTGTTATATGGCattgatttattataaaagtactTTATTGATTGTTGATGACGATCGAGCGattataattacttttttagGACTGTTTGtcctgtttttatttttttatctatcgCTTATGAGGGATGGGGTATTTGCGCtctttaaaaatacttttaaatccatcttttatcattttaaaaaaattttaaactgttttttaatcttttttattttttattctaaaattgaaGAGGTAGGTGTAATTTGTCTATATCAGTAATGTAGTTTAAGGACAttgtgtaataaaatattttatgaaaggTTTCATAGAAAATTTAGGATGCATAAATCAAAATCCTTTGATGatgtgacaaaaataaataaacaaatgaataaattaaaaaaagtattaacATCAAACCAACAAACAATTacaatgattttaaaaaaattttaaaaaatggtaCAATTGCAAGTAGGGTTGCTAATCTCAAATTGatgaaatataataaacattGGTGGAGGGAAATTAGGAAATTGATGTAAAAGTGGTGCTCTCAATATAGTGACATTGGTGACGAGAAGTTaggaattttattaatttctttatatgGTCTGGATTTCAACATCggactattattataattttaatttctttataactgattttttttttttttggcggAGAACTGTTTCggaatttaattaactatatcttGCAGGTAACTGAGTGCTATTCGTAAAACGTACGAGGAAGTTGACTGAGGAATTCTCGAAATTGATTGGTGATGCTTAGTTAACTACAACCCAGGCAATACAATTATCAGGTGTCAAATGAAATTTACTAAAATGTGATAAGGAAACATATTCATATGTTATTATTAGGAATTGGGCCCAGTgtttatgaaataataaatttatttgtttgtttaatgagatattttcataaaaaaatggttttaTGAGGTATTTAAAGAGGCATCAATAAtccaactctttttttttcttttttctttttactaattatattttagaGCTAGCTTTAACAAATcagtacattaaaattagtcaatttcaataaaacttcaccttaaaattatttttctatttttttagaatacatATGAatcttaaaatcttaatttattttcttcttattatatatttctattttcataactccaaacttttataattttttaaaagtaaaaatttaactaaaatttataatataaacataaatgaTGAAGTGGAGCGGGTgtaaaaaagttattattgtGGTCTCTACTCGATCAAAGCCACGAGCCTTTTGATGTTCAGCGGATTACCAACCCACTTAAATAAAAGATGGGATCAAGTTTTTGGTTGGGCAAGAGCTGTTTGGGTCAACATCACACCGTACATTATAACACTACCAACCTCCAAGGTCTCTATTTCTTTTcagaattttcaatttttttgcgCCTTTTCCTTTGCATAATATAGTGTCACCCTAATTGTGAAGTGACTGGAagatacaaagaaaaatataaatatttacatttatttaaataaatctccaagattaatttaaaacttaatttataaataaaataaatcatctaaTTTAAAAcctaatttatgaataaaataaatcatctaaTTTAAAACCTAAtgtatgattaaaataaaccaTCACTCACaaatattgtaaatatcattATAGTCTTTACTAATTCGTCACCCTAGTATTAGCCAAATTATCACAATGCTATTTATAATTCTGccaataaatttacttttagaaATCTATCTGTATTACTTTTCCAAATTTCTTCTTCGCCAAATTTCTC encodes:
- the LOC127901431 gene encoding uncharacterized protein LOC127901431 → MACSSWVPSIGGFLAWRQWLNRRGTWMSSDYFVEMATGEEEEKKNPCPPVPADDAHRNQRRLYEKWQKANEIAKCYILASISNILQTKHQNLETATEIMDSLQQMFGQGTRFARQAALKGIMNSKMGKGTRVHDHVLKMMDYLNEAEIQGAQIDDNLKIDMVLESLPETFKEFKEA